TATGAAGGCAATCGGATATATAAGGGTCAGCACAAGCGGGCAAGTGGAAGACGGGGTCAGCCTTGACGCGCAAGAAGCGAAGGTCCGCGCCTGGGCCGATCTGAACAACGCCGCCGAAGTGGTCATCTTCCGGGACGAAGGTATATCAGGAAAGCGATCTGACAACCGCCCTGGACTTCAATCCGCCCTGGCTATGGTCGGCAAGGGGGACGCCCTGGTCGTCTATTCACTATCCCGTCTGTCAAGGTCAACGAAGGACGCCCTGGTCCTGTCGGAAATCCTGCTGAAGAAAGAAGCGGACCTGGTCAGCCTGTCGGAAAAGATCGACACGACATCGGCAAGCGGGAAAATGGTCTTCCGTCTTATGGCTGTCCTGAATGAATTTGAACGGGATCAAATATCTGACCGGACGCGCTTCGCCCTGGCACATAAGAAGGCTATCGGGGAAAAGACCGGGGGGGACATCCCTTTCGGATATTATCTTGACGGGGGACGCCTGGTCGAAGACGACAACGAACAAAAAGCAATCATCCTGATCCGGGACCTTCGGTCGAAGGGATACCGTCTTCAAGCGATCTGCTGGGAACTGGAAAAGGAAGGCTATCTGACGCGAAGGGGGAATCTGAAATGGCAACCAAAGACCGTCAGCAGGATCATCGAAAGACTGGCTGCATGATACGAACTTTTGACACATCGTCCGAAGTGACAAAAAAGAAGGCCGTCCGGGACATCAACGCCGAACC
This genomic window from Candidatus Omnitrophota bacterium contains:
- a CDS encoding recombinase family protein, whose product is MKAIGYIRVSTSGQVEDGVSLDAQEAKVRAWADLNNAAEVVIFRDEGISGKRSDNRPGLQSALAMVGKGDALVVYSLSRLSRSTKDALVLSEILLKKEADLVSLSEKIDTTSASGKMVFRLMAVLNEFERDQISDRTRFALAHKKAIGEKTGGDIPFGYYLDGGRLVEDDNEQKAIILIRDLRSKGYRLQAICWELEKEGYLTRRGNLKWQPKTVSRIIERLAA